actatggggGGACATATGTGGGGGACGTGTGTTTTACATTGTGTACACGTTTTACGTGTGTCTTTTACACTGGTGATTAGTGTGTAATAAACAACTCATACACACCGATCACCAATAGGCTGCAGCGATTCGCTCTCCTCACTGATAACTCCTGTGTGAGGAGAGCCAATCGCCcagcaaccggctctctatttctatcacatgacagctgtgattggacacggccgtcatgtgatcaggagagcCAATCGCAGAGCCCTCTTGCTGAGCGGAGAtgcgccgtgtccgggtgacaAGAGCACATCGGGATTGCACCGCTGCATGGACGCGCGTGCAATCCCCCTCCTTCTAAATGGACGTCCACTCAGAAGTAGAGAGCGCCCACCCCGGCccgtatatgtacagtggccgggtgggatgtGGTTAAATACACAGTactttccctttaaccacttaacccccggaccctattgctgcccaaagaccagagcactttttgcgattcgggactgtgccgcttttactgaaaattgcgcggtcgtgcgacgtggctcccaaacaaaattggcgtcctttttttcccacaaatagagctttcttttggtggtatttgatcacctctgcggtttttattttttgcgctataaacaaaaatagagcgacaattttgaaaaaaatgaatattttttactttttgctataataaatatcccccaaaaatatataaaaaaacatttttttcctcagtttaggccgatacgtattcttctacatatttttcgttaaaaaaaaaatcgcaataagcgtttattgattggtttgcgcaaaagttatagcgtttgcaaaatagggggtatttttatggcatttttattaatatattttttttactagtaatggcggcgattagcgattttttttcggtactgcgacattatggcggacacttcggacacttttgacacatttttgggaccattggcatttttatagggatcagtgctataaaaatgcattggattactataaaaatgccactggcagtgaaggggttaacactagggggcggggaaggggttaagtatatccctgggtgtgttctaactgtagggggggtggcctcactatgggaaacactgatcctctgttcatacgttgtatgaacagaagatcagcatttcccccccttacaggaccgggagctgtatgtttacatacacagctcccggtccccgctctgtaacgagcgatcacgtgtgcccggcgtCGATCgagcccaccgggcacacgcacgggagtcgggggcgagcggggggcgctctAAGAGCCGCCGTACAGCTaggggctctcgcccaggagagccgacctgccgccgtataatgacggtggctggtcggctagtagttaaaagtATATTTTCTtagcaataaaaatacaaaacgtgAAAGTTAGTatacaatatttttattacactctttgctaaaaacaaacaaaaataaaaaggcacTTTATAACAATCATATCTTTGCAAACAAAGCCAATACAAAATGTTTAAAAGACCACTGCaggttgaaaataaaaaaaatgctcaaaaatttaaagtgttttaaaccaacatacaaaaaaatatatatattgcagcttgtcaACCTTAAGgtgtgatggctgtattagtttccctctggctttttttctttttcttttcacctGGCGATCCTGCAAGTAACACACTTCCTATCTCagtgacaacgctcactcactgtactgcagtggttctcaactcctgtcatcggggcccactaacaggccaggtttgcaagataactgaaatacatcacagctgatatcatttgctgctcagtgattgcagttttCTTATtccgcatctccccaaggtaatacttaaaatctggcctgttagtggttcctgaggacaggagttgagaaccaccactgtactgtatctctggaggagcagcgttgtcaccTTAGGTTTCTCTTCTGgtttccatctgcatgcctcactgtgcccatgcctcactgtgcccataactagaatgacgtttaacatgggagtctatggaaggggtgcccagctttgaaaaaatggtgtgccaagttccgggtccagaggacctacgaccggccggtaccgggtccccaaaaccaccagagaaattaccatttaacatgggagtctatggaaggggttcccggctttgaaaaatcagtgcctcctgctggtgacccctctagtgatataaagatctatatagagggatcaggacctccttcctcctgctggtgacccctctagtgatataaagatctatatagagaaatcaggacctccttcctcctgctggtgacccctctagtgatataaagatctatatagaggaatcaggacctccttcctcctgatgaagacccctctagtgatataaagatctatatagagggatcaggacctccttcctcctgctggtgacccctctagtgatataaagatctatataaaggaatcaggacccccttcctcctgctggtgatccctctagtgatataaagatctatagagaggaatcaggacctccttcctcccgctggtgacccctctagtgatacaaagatctatatagaggaatcgggacctccttcctcctgctggtgatccctctagtgatataaaaatctatatagagaaatcaggacctccttcctcctgctggtgacccctctagtgatacaaagatctatatagaggaatcgggatctcccttctcctgctggtgatccctctagtgatataaaaatctatatagagaaatcaggacctccttcctcctgctggtgatccctctagtgatataaatatctatatagaagaatcaggacctccttcctcctgctggtgacccctctagtgatagaaagatctatatagaggaatcaggacctccttcctcctactGGTGACCcctctctagtgatataaagatctatatagagaaatcaggacctccttcctcctgctggtgacccctctagtgatataaagatctatatagaggaatcaggacctcctccctcctgctggtggtccctctagtgatataaagatttatatagaggaatcaggacctccttcctcctgctggtgacccctctagtgatataaagatctatatagaggaatcaggacctccttcctcctgctggtgacccctctagtgatataaagatctatagagaggaatcaggacctccttcctcctgctggtgacccctctagtgatataaagatctatatagaggaatcaggacctcctccctcctgctggtgatccctctagtgatataaagatctgtatagaggaatcaggacctccttcctcctgctggtgatccctctagtgatataaagatctgtatagaggaatcaggacctcctttctcctgctggtgacccctctagtgatgtaAAGATctgtatagaggaatcaggacctccttccccctgctggtgatccctctagtgatataaagatctatataggttctctatttttctcgtcgagattctcacCAGtcttcttgatgagaaacctcaaagcctcgtacacactctcggtatactcggcaagaaagctctgctgcCCTCCTCAGATGGGGGTAATCCATAAACACCGTATGCAAAAAGACAAAAGAGGGCGCACTGGCTTCATGCATTAAACAAGACatcatttatttaaccacttgcttactgggcacatatacccccttcctgcccaggcgaaatttcagctttcagcgctgtcacgctttgaatgaatgttgtgcgacgtggctctcaaacaaaatttttttttttccccacaaatagaaatttctcttggtggtatttgatcacctctgcggtgtgtgttttttgcgctataaacaaaaaaagagcgtcaatttaaaaaaaaaaaaaaaaaaacacaaattttttttttttatatcccattaaaaaaaaacaaaaaaaaaaaaaacaattgttttcctcagtttaggccgatacgtattcttctacatatttttggtaaaaaaaaaaaaatcgcaattagcgtatagtgaatggtttgcgcaaaagttatagcgcctacaaaataggggatagatttatgtcattttttattttatttttttactagtaatggtggttatctgcgatttttgtcaggactacgatattacggcggactcatcggacacttttgacactattttgggaccattcacatttatacagcgaacagtgctataaatatgcactgattactgtataaatgtgactggcagggaatgggttaacactagggggcgatcaaggggtgtgttccctgctaggtgattcttattGTGGGGGGACTGACtgtgggaggtgaccgatctgtgtccctatgtacaagggacacaccatcggtctcctctctccctgacagaacgtggatctctgtgtttacacacagagatccacatccatGGCTCTGCActggccgatcgcgggtacctggcggacatcgcagccgccaggcacgcgcatcggcaactgagtgatgcggcgggcgcgcgcacgccccccagtggccgggagGAGCCAAGGACGTagatagacgtcctcccggcattgtagagccaccttgtggccgtcaaatTACAATGGCCCGGGTCTCAAGAAGTTAAGAGATAAAATTATTATACTCACAAACAGAGATCAACAAAAAGCTCATCACAAACCTCGAGGAAGGAACCACCAGAACTATTatgatacaggatttatattgcgccgaaagtttgcgcagcactttacaacagtaGGGCAGACAGTGCAATTACAATACCattcaatacaggaagaatcagagggtcctgctcgtTAGAGATTACAGTTTAAAGCTTAGAGCCTCCAGGTGAGCTGGGACGATGGTAATGAGGGTCTGCAGCCGCTAACATGTTTCAAGGGTACTCTCTCTTCATCAGAGGTCTGAAGAGGAGCAGGCACCCTCAAATCACGTTAGCATCTGCAAGCCCTTTGTTGCATCGTTCCCATCTCATCTGAAGGTGTGCTCAGTTTTTTCTGGTGGTTCCTTCCTTGAGATTTGTGATGAGCCTTTTATTCATGTCTGtttgtgagtataatttttttaactcTTAAATAAATGGTGTTTTGGTTAGTGCATAAGGCTGGTGCGCCATCGGTCTCGgacccttccttcccttccttctgagCCTGTGGCCCTTCCTTCCAACAGGCCCGGGAACCAGGGCTGTCTtattgagagggcacacctgggcactgcccaggggccccagctgcatggggggcccctgcactttcatcaaagcagctgccccaaaattgggggccccatgatggcgctgagagtgatagatacacaggggaggcagtctgcctcctacctacttgatgtctgtttacctgcactgtcatcattgtaggggccccagagcattactttacccaggggcccatgatgctattaagacggccctgccgggAACCTTCCCGCTAATCATTTCTCATGCATTGGGCagcccactgaaatgaatgggctgtcctATGCGTGACATGCGGGAACACGTGGAGGCCCGCTTGTGTTTTGTTGCACCTGTAGGTTTGAACCAAGCCATAGATTtaaagaaacaagaaaaaagaaaaaaaaaacaatgtaacaaTTACATATAACAATCTTTAACAAGATGGTATTAAGAGCAGTAGTGATTTAGTGCTGACCTATAGCAACCCATCAGATGAaacaatggaagctgattggttggtgTAGGTCACTGCACCCTTGTAAAATGGCAGCTGTAATCAGCTGAGACTTTAGTGCACATCAAATTTCAGCCTCATAGTAGCATATTTTAGGGGGTGGTGGAGAAATGCTGATGGTAGGGACTGCAATAGGGTTATCAAGTCTTGATGATGGTTGTTCCTTTAATCCATTAAGGCTAGGttcctcaaccagggttccatggaaacctaaggttcctccagaggttgcaaggggttccttgagcaaggagcaatttctgcctctccgaAAAGTTCcctctgacaccattgatctttttagctatctgtaagaggGTAatccttcccaatgaccacaatttTAAGGATCAttgttcccaatgaccaccaatgtcaggaccattttttttccaatgaccaccaatgcaaggagcattcttctaaatgaccacaagtgtaaggagcattcttcccaatgaacaccaatgtaaggaccattcttcccaatgaccaccaatgtaaggagcattcttctcactgatcaccactgtaagggacattcttctcactgatcaccaatgtaaggagcattcttctcactgatcaccaatgtaagggacattcttcccactgatcaccaatgtaagggacattcttctcactgatcaccaatgtaagggacattcttcccactgatcaccaatgtaaggaacattcttctcactgatcaccaatgtaagggacattcttctcactgatcaccaatgtaagggacattcttcccactgatcaccaatgtaaggaacattcttctcactgatcaccaatgtaaggaacattcttcccactgatcaccaatgtaagggacattcttctcactgaccaccaatgtaagggacattcttctcactgatcaccaatgtaagggacattcttctcactgatcaccaatgtaaggaacattcttcccactgatcaccaatgtaaggaacattcttctcactgatcaccaatgtaaggaacattcttcccactgatcaccaatgtaaggaacattcttctcactgatcaccaatgtaaggaacattcttctcactgatcaccaatgtaaggaacattcttctcactgatcaccaatgtaaggagcattcttcccaatgaccatcacACCAATATATcatgagctgtagatatagtcatttttagcaggggttccccgagACCTGAAAGATATGGAAGGTGGAGAAGTGATGATTTTACGGACTGCAATAGGTTTATCAATTTTTGATGATGGTTGTTCCATTAAGGCTAGGttcctcaaccagggttccatggaaacctaaggttcctccagaggttgcaaggggttccttgagcaaggagcaatttctgcctctccgaAAAGTTCCCTCTGATacaattgatctttttagctatctgtaagaggaccattcttcccaatgaccaccaatatcaggaccattttttttccaatgaccaccaatgcaaggaccattcttcccaatgaacaccagtgtaaggagcattcttcccaatgaccaccaatgtaaggaccattcttcccaatgaccaccaatggagggagcattcttcccaatgaccaccaatggagggagcattcttcccaataaccaccaatggaaggagcattcttcccaatgaccatcacACCAATATATCATGAGCTGTAGATACAGTCATTTTTTGCAGGGGTTCCCCGAGACCTGAAAgatattttaagggttcctctaaacttaaaaaaaaaggtttagaagGGCTGATTTAGGGAATGGGGATTATCATTTAAATGTAGCCAATAAATGGAATCCAAGATACAAAAGCTTTGCTAATTCTTCGGCCGTCCTTGCCGGAAGCCTCAATACAAACGCCTCGGCGTTAGAATTTTTCATTAGCCTCGCGGCATCgtgccaaaaatgttctttttatttgttttagtaTATAATCCAGCATGTTAGTGGTGATCCCCTGAGACACAATGAGCCCCGCTCTGAGGAACGGGACTTTTGATGGAGTTTTTCTGCCGTAGAACGCGGTAGTGTTTCCCAATGTAAACACGGTGAGGACGGCGAGGGGGGTGGAGGGATGATTCTCCTTCCTCTCAGATGAAATATTCTTTCTTTGACTCATCTATGGACTCTTGCAGCGACGGGTCGTTTTTCAGGGCGGCGTCGGCGCTCTCGGCAAATTCCGTGCCTTTTGCTTCGTTGGTGAAATACGTCCCCTTGTGCCGGTACTTGTAACGAAGCACCACGATGATGAGGACCACGAGGACCAAAACCACGACGGCAACAGCGATACCTAAGGAGAGAAAGGAGCAGCTAATGTTATAGTCGAATGTAAAGTCGATGTAACCCAAAGTGGACGATGAAGTACAGTACAAGACGGCAAAAATTGTAAAATTAAAAAGTACAAGATCGAATGAGATGAAAGTCATCCCATGAAATTTCATCAAAGTAGCTGACTTTTACACTGTCCACCGCCCTAAGCCATGCCCCCTGACGCATTTTACCACACTTGGTGCATTTGTATACAAATAAGCCCAACTGGGGTAAACCGTGTCGGAGGGGTGTGGCTTAGGGGCGCAACTGTGTTGGATTTGGCTACATTGATAAACACTTCCCTACCAGGCCTCGAATAGGCCTGGTAGGGAAGTGTTTATCAATCTAGCCAAATCCAACACAGTTGCGCCCCTAAGCCACACCCCTCcgacacttctctccttcatttaaaacttttttttttgctagaaaattactcagaacccccaaacattctatacgttttttttttttagcagacactctagggaatagagtggtggtcattgcaactttttacggtatttgcgcaatcatttttcaaaagcctttttttggaaaaagaaaacggtttaatgaattaaataaaaacaacaaaacagtaaagttagcccatttttttttgtataacgtgaaagatgatgtaaatagatacctaacatgtcacgctttaaaattacgcacactcatggaatggcgccaaacttcggtacttaaaaatctcaataggcgacgcttgaattttgtttacaggttaccagtttagagttacagaagagttgtagtgctagaattgttgctctcgctctagcgcatgcggcgatacctcacatgtggggtttgaacagcgtttacatgtgtgggcgggacttatgtgtgtgttctcttctaagcgcgagctaccggggacaggggcgttttaaaaaaatatatatttttttattttatttttacatttttatttttttgatcacttttattcctattacaagggatgtaaacaggAATAGTATTATATtcctcccttgtaataggaatattatgtgtgtgtgttcgcttgagcgtgagctaccggggacaggggccttttacaatttttatctttattttttttacttcatttttttatttttactttttatatttgatcacttttttttttttttttccacaaaaaagatttttattaagGAAAAGATAGTCATACATATATGCGTATAAAAATGCACAAGTACAAACAAAGTATGACAATACTTCTGGTAGTACAATTATGGCGTGACATAAGCAAGgtaacacagctgatcacggcaTCAGTGAGTACGTAAGGTAGCGCCATGTagtatttaacatattaacaccAATTAAATGCCATAAGCCTATGGACAAATCATTGATAACCGACACTTGTGGTTCagtcagggggcctgggggaggtgTTGGTCGGTTATATCGCCGGAGGGGCCAAGGGCCCCAGTTGGAGAGGGGGacggagagagaaaagaagaggaaaaaaaaggggaagagaggggaaagaaaagaaagaacacacaaaaaaaaaaaagaaaagaggggagggggggaagtggGGTGGGTCCAGGTCGTGAGAATCCTTCTGACAAGTAGTTTCTTGCTAGCAAGGGACTTGTACAAATCTGAGTTCCTGAAGTGTGACCAACATGCCCACGTCGTTGTAAACTTCTGAATACGATCCTGGGCAATATAAATTaattcctccatctcctcaatTTTGGACACCCTGGCCAGCCACTCTCTGATGGTTGGGACATCCGATGAGCGCCAGTGGGTGGGGATGCAGAGTCTGGCCGCAttgaccatgtgcatggccaaTGATTTCTGGTAGGCGTGTCGGGAGAGGGATGTGTGGTGTAAAAGGTATTGAGCTGGGGTGTAGTCTAAGGTATAGGTGGTGACCGAGGAGATTATGGAGTGAACTTCTCTCCAAAATGGTTGGAGcagagggcattcccaccagatgtgaatcATGGAGCCTATTGCATTTTGACACCTCCAACAGGTGTTCGGAACTGAGGGTGAGAACTTGTGTAAGCGAgctggggtcctataccatttTGTGATGATTTTATATCCATTTTCCTGGATAGCTACATTCATCGAGCCTTTGTGAGCAGATGTATAGATGGATTCCCAGTCATCTTCCGTGAGAGTCAGTTGTAAATCTACCTCCCAGGAAGTATGTAGCGACTGTGTCAGGGAGGGGTCCTTGTCAGCTTGCATAAGAGCATAAATACATGAGATTAGATGTCTCTGGGGCGTAGAGCGTGTACATAGTGTTTCGAATGGCGTAAGACTTCTATTCCAGGGGTCGTTCGCGTTTGTGGAGGTAAGGAAGTGTGACAGTTGTCTGTATGACCAGAAGGGAAAGGCACCCGTACGAGAATCGGAGTTCAACTCATCGTAGGAACGCCGACGGCCTTTATGAAAGAAATGACAAGCCAGAACCTCCTCGTGTGGCCATTCCCTTTGCAGGAATGTTTTGGACTCTCCCGGTGGGAACTCAGGGTTCTCTCTCATGGGAGTCAGCGGACCTGGTTGTGAGGATAGGTTGAAGAGAGACATCGCTTTCCTGAAGGCTagaagagaggggagaatgaGAGGGTGCTGCCTGATAGATGGGGGCCAATATCTGGGCGTCACCCAAGGTAGAGTATGTGTCAAGAACTGTGAAAAGGAGTTTTCTAACATCACCCAGGGTTTGCTTTTTTTGTGAGTTTTCCAGTCGACTACTCTGGTTAGATGGCAAGCTAGGTAATACTTGTTCAGGTCAGGGAGCCCAATTCCGCCCGACGTCTTTGCACAGGTTAGGCGCGAGAATTTAATGCGTGGGGTTGAA
The Rana temporaria chromosome 6, aRanTem1.1, whole genome shotgun sequence DNA segment above includes these coding regions:
- the LOC120944254 gene encoding glycophorin-C-like, translating into MLCLFQSTERPTATANPFLQPQGHTSSSGGPSTMSNKGDFTSPDPPAEDSSGGTDVAMIAGIAVAVVVLVLVVLIIVVLRYKYRHKGTYFTNEAKGTEFAESADAALKNDPSLQESIDESKKEYFI